The segment CTAGTATAGGGACAAGCGTGATAAGAATCTCTCCTGTGAGTCGTGCTATACCTGGACCTACTAATCTAACCTTCTCATGGTCGGAACAAAGCCCACCGCCGCGACATCCTTCGGTTGTGACGACCATAGCTCAACAGCAACAAGGCATAATTCTTCAGCATGCACTTACAACAAACAACGGTTTTCCCAGCCATTCGGAAATCCCGGAACAAAATTCACAGATACTAAAACCATCGCATTCGCCTCATATGCCACTGTCAGCGCCAACGCCGCAAAACTTAACTCTTCTGCATAAACCTTTGGAACAGCCCGTCGATTATGCACAACCGCAAACTCAAAGCCAGCCAATTTATGTGATGCAACATCAACACGAAAAAAAGTATCTTGTTATAAAGAATAGCGTGGATGTATCTGCAGCAGGCCATATAACTAATCAGGACGACAAGTATAGACCTGGTTTAATGAATCAGTTAAGTCAGCTTCCACCATCGTTGCATCAAACGCAGTCCCAACCTCCGCAATCACCTGCTGTTTCGTCTGCCCATATCGATAAACTGTCTGTTTTACAAGTAAGTAGTGTTATAACTCGTTACCAGCTGACAATTATGATATTGCCATTGGAAACAaggaattaaataataattacacaCTGCTTCTATCAGGCAAGTAAAGTAGCCACACACGCGTCCACACATATGGACATGCAGAGAACTCAGCCACCACCTACAAGCGTAGTGATGACAACTACCACAGAAGCTACGAATCCACCTACTCCTACGAGTGTCTTCCAGCATGTGATAGTTCAACCAGgaaatataatacaaattccAAAAAGTCAACCATCCAGAGAAGAAAACTCAAAAAACAATGGTGTTCTGTGTAGGTTTAAAACATTAATACGATGTTTTTGTATAATAGCCCCAGTTTCATTATTGCACCTTTtctttatattctcgtataattcaagtttatgtttcaattaatacATTGCAATTGTGTGGAACGTTTTGACAAAGAAATTTGTATGTTTTAAATTGTCGTTGCATTTTAATTTACATACTTATCACACAGTTTGATGTTGGGTATATTAGCGAAAAAATCATTACGACGTAACTCGAGTATATTTTGATCAAACACATGTTGCATTTAATTAAATCTCTGGTCATTTCGTATTAATGTTATCGTATTCTTTGTGAATTTGACTAAACACTAAGGCTTTCACAGATGGCAGCCATGAAGTTCCTCCTGCATACCAGCCCCATCCCCCATCATTACTGAACAATGCAGTGCGCAACTGGAAAAAAGGTTTGAGTTCTCACTGCCAAACAAAATGTATGACTATCCTCGTAATTGTTGTAAAGTATATTAACAGTGGTACATACGGACATATACTCACAGTAATATTTTATGATTCTTGTGTAAGATTTTGTAACTGCAATATTCATAGTCtgcaatatattttatattattatttttaatgaaggTATTATTGCTGCACCAAAGCAAGCATACTAAAAACCGTATTAATACTTAATAGTTTTTCTTTCACACGATAAGAGAAGTATCTAATTAGTACTTTGCAGATAATATatcaaattatttaataattacatattattattagtaatacGTTCACTATCAGtatcaaacatttttcaccATCACCATTTCATATTCTGTATAAAGaaaactaaattaattttacgtgCATTGTTATTAAAACCCGTAATTCATAATGAAATATTGAGAGAGTTAACCACATCTTATTGCtggattttataatttttatgcaaagaaTATACTGCAATCAGTAAAATAGTTTAATCATGAAAACTTTTACCACAATAGATGATGATAACGAACGTGataatatgattattaaaaattatatatttgttTCGTGTGATATAATTTATATCATAtatcttcatttttatatttattagaatatagtgCAACTTCTTTTTTgacgaaatttaaataaaatcttCATAAGATATAAACATGTACCATTATCTATTTTACAACAAAAGCAGCTAATCAATTTTTTGCTCGTACTTCAATTGTGTGTAACATGTCACCTAACTCTGACTGGAatacaaaaatcatttttaatgttACTCTAATGTTGGGGAAGGGTGATGATGTCACTAATTTTCCCTTTGCCAATTTGATCGATGTTTTACCGCTAATTTGATCGATGGATCAGTTATAACAACATATATTAACACaatcttatatatatatttaacagTGAACGTAAATTCAATATATAACatcattaataatattttagcTAGTATCTCTACATCATTACTAACTACGGTCATCGCAACTCACGCATCAATTTCATTGCAGCTTTTTCCTGGCAGACGACAGTACTGGATCAATCAGAAGTGAGTCCTCCACCATCCACCCTAAGCCCACCTTTGAGTGCACCTCCAATCCCAATAAGTATGAGTACACCTGGTGAAGATGGACCTGGTCCCGGACCAGATCCTATTACTCCCGCCGAAGAGGAAGATGATGATGTTTTTGAAGCAGAACCAACAACACCCGCTGAAGTGGAAGCTAATGCCAATAAGAGACGTAGTCAGTCCCTTAGTGCATTGCATACCAAGGAGCCTCAAAGTCCGCTTAAAGTAAGCACAAATTATATGATTAATTGCTCTAGTCTATCGACAATAAAAAGCTGTTTTATACATTTCTGTGAGGAGACTCTTCCCAATTTGATGCTCTGGCTAGTTTTGTCTCGAAAAACGGCAATCAGGGTACCTAATGTTGTACCGCAGCTGATTGTGTCGTTACTTTGCAAACTGTTAATATACGGAGAAAGaagttttaaaaatttatgaatTGTAATCCCTAGAACTAATAATGAACATGTTATTTTATAATGCATTCTTATTTCCAGTCTAAGGATCGGATACGACGACCGATGAATGCATTTATGATTTTCTCGAAGCGTCACCGTGCAGTAGTGCACCAGAGACATCCGAATCAGGATAATCGTACCGTGTCGAAAATATTGGGAGAGTGGTGGTACGCGTTAGGCCCGGAAGAAAAGCAAAAGTATCACGATCTTGCATCGGAAGTGAAAGAAGCGCATTTTAAAGCACATCCGGATTGGAAATGGTGCAGCAAGGACAGGCGGAAATCATCTACGACCAGCTTCAAAGGTAGCGAATCTCGAGGAAAGTTAAATAGTACCGGAGAAGAGACGGATATGGGACCACCAACGGATGACGTACCATTGACACCAAGAGCCACCGATGAAATTGTTGTTCCTGTTTCTACAGTCTACAATGAGGCTCCAACGATTGAAGTacgattgattttttttttttgtgataaTATCTTCTACGAATCGTTACGGTTacattacaaatattatttattcaggtGATTAATCAGTCGCACACGCATCGGATAATGGAGATGCCCGTACAAATCGAAAACACTGAACCGGACTTAAAGCAGGATGAAGACGGGAATGCATCGGATGAAGATCAAATGGTAATCTGCGAGGATCCACAGCCTGAAATAGATTTGAAATGCAAAGATAAATTAACGGATAGCGATAACGACATACAAGACGAAGACGGTGAAAAGAAATGTTACACACAACCACGATTTTCGCCTGTGAGTGGTCAGAAGAGGGAGACGATGACTGTTAAGCAAGAGATTACATGCAGGCCTAAACCAATAAAAGGTTTGTGTTATCACTTGATTGGAAATGATTATTTAGTAATAGTGTACTATGGTAAAGTAAATTTCTCCGTTTGTTTAGCACGAATACCTTCAACAGGTATAGAGACTACAACGAAGTATCATCACACTTCTATGGATAAAGGAGGAACAGTATCTGTTTTATCGAGCACATATCCTTATCATAGTCCTGTCAACCCAACTGGAGTATCCGGTTTTCAACCTACTGGTGGGGCATTCATAACGATGCCAATATCTCCTAAAGTTATTAAACCGGAACCGGTGAAAAGCGAACAGCAATACAGTACTCAATACAGCATGAGCAATCTGGTGGCAAGCATTCACGAAAATGGAAGGAACATGCCTAAATTTACGGCTGCTCCGGTATTACATTCTGTAAGtattatgaaaataaataatcgaAAGTATTTCAAAGTAACATACATACCTAAAAAATGATCCGGACAAGGTACAAATGTGTACGCAGTGATGTCTAGTATTCCTGAAATCCTTCTTTAACAGCTCCTTTTTCTTCAGGCATGTGTGAATATTCAAAATTGTTGCGTTGATCGTTTGAATGATTACTAGATCAGTACACTTCATGTTCTTAATAGAGAACTCAGTTATAAAGGCTTAAACGTTCTATCGTAggatttttgtattttctttaaatttcgTTGTTAAAATTTCTTCTCTTCGCTTGTAAATAATTTGAACCATCATCTTGCACGTAGTTTGCAAAGTAATCTGAAAACTTGTTTTGAAGATTAACGAAAGTCTAAAAGTAAGGTATGAATAGTTACTATAGCATTCATTAGTATAATCAGAGTGCTATTCGCACGTGCCTACTTACTTAACTGCAGCATTgttcaaatttttgtttttttccaTTCTGAAATCTGAATTGAGGGAGCAAATGAATTTTCGTTTTTAGTAAACGGTTTTATGTAAACACATGCGAATAAACTCGGTGATTAAGTTACAAATATAACGTAAGTGACAGTTTGGTTGAAAATCCATGATGGCTCTGTTTAAACAACAGCAGCCGCTGCAATCCTTAGGCACTATTCTTCGCCCCCTTACTTCAGCTGTCCCTTATCAACAATCGTTCACTGTAACATTGCTCGATAACGATATGGTGGCTGTTTCCAAACCGCAGCAGGGATCGCAGTACCTTGGCCCAGCACCGCAGCATCCCAGGATGTACTGTGGCTTTCAAATCCCAATTTCTGGTAAGTTCAGGcaatgaaaaataattgtatTCTATCATGGCGATAATATTTTGCCAAATTCCTTGTATATGTGATCGATCACTGCGGTTGAAGTTTgactttatatttaatattaagagGGCTGGTCTTATTATTcgtataatataattttaatacatatttattaattacaGATGCCGGCAATCGCAACATATCTTCACAGTGTTTAGCTTCTGGTAATAAGATGGAAACCCAAAGTGTTATTGTGAGCAAACCTTACTCGATTTCGACAACTTCCACTACGTCGACTTACCGAGGAATTGGCCATCCAATAGCACGCCTCGCAGAACCTGAAAAGAATGAGAACCAAGTAGGAAATAATCACGCTCAGTTTTATGGTGAGTCTCAGTCTCAATGGTTACTAAATAGCAGACGCTTAATCGTTGAACATTTTTCGTCAAAATGCCGCCAGATAACAAGAACTAAAAACCGGTCTATTTTATTTCAGTAACTAATGTCAAACCTGATCAAGAGAGGAAAGATACGGTGAACATTATTTTACCGGCTACGAACGATAAACACAAACAGCCATCTACTCCACATACTCCTCACACACCGCTTAACAATCATGGTAGTACAGAAATCTCAACCAATAAATCGTATTCTTTGGATGAAATTCAAAATAATGATATAGGTCCAAGTAAGGGGCCTTTCATGCTTGCTCCAACTCCGGCACAACTTGGTCGAGCACCGTTGCAAAGGAGACAATCAATGGGTATGATTCtgtaatgtttttttttctcttacgAAACAATTTACCGtaaacaaagaaaagaaaagatgtGGTCAGAAAGGTATCTCTATCGTCAAGTGATTAAAAATATActgaaaagaattgttatatttttatagCAATGCCTCCCACATCAAATGCAGGAGACCATGGGCCTCTGACGTCTCAGCATTGTGACAATCGTCCACAAATTAGCACATCCCAAACTGCGGAACAAatgcaacagcaacaacaaaatTTCTCAGAATCTCATGCTTCGCCGTCCCCATCCACTAAGAAAGGGTCCTTTTTCAAAAAGAATGTCGAAGACGGAATGGACAGGTATTGATGAATTATTTTAGATTTATAACAATTCCCAGTACGCAAATATCTACAATTACACACGTGTATGTACAATTTCAGAGTACTTGAACAAGtgaattttcaagaaaaattttcgtctcTACCGGAATTTAAACCAGAAGATATACAAAGTCCAAGTGCAATCAGTATAAACACAGCAGGTTCGTCTGCTCATGGTTCGGTAGTAACGTCTGGCTTACATTCGTCAAATTTACAATCGTCCATGCAAATGCAAAGTTACCGGAAAAAGTCTGCACAAGGACCTCATAGGCCTACAAGTAATTATTTCGTTGGTTTTAAGAGACATCCATATTCCTAACGAAAcgtttataaataaattgcgTTCAATTGTCTTTTTAAACAGTGAATGAGGACGACATCGAGTCCGATACATCCGTCTCCGCTACTCCAAAATCAACTTCCAGTGTTAAGTTGACAGGGAACACGTTCTTTGGTCCAGATTTCAACGTTGATGCGTACAGAGCTAACAACGATCTTGTAGGAGATGTTGACGCCAATTCTCCTAGAACACCAAAGACACCTGGAGGAGGTGCTAGCAATTCGGTCGGAATGGGTAGAAGCGAGAACGAACGGGGTCACAGAAAAGTATTGGAACAACGTCGGCTTCTCGTAATGCAATTGTTTCAAGAAAATGGTTACTTCCCTTCGACGCAAGCTACCACAGCTTTTCAAGCGAAGCATTCGGATATATTCCCTAATAAGACAAGTTTGCAATTAAAGATTAGAGAAGTAAGGCAGAAATTGAAAGCGAACTCAACACCGATGAGTGCTAACAGTTTGGTTAGTCCATTACCTGTTTCTGAGCCTTCACCTAACGTGACTGGTAACTATTGATCAGTTTTGCGATTAGAAATATTTCATTGTGATATACATATGTGTGTATAAACATTTACGGAAGAATATTTTCATAGGACCATTGACTGCTCCTCCTACATCGATGGGAGCTCCACATTCACTGCCTGTAAGCAGTAGTGGTAGCTAGCACCCACGTGCCAACTGTGATACTATACATCCCCTTACTCCACAGCACGAGTACATCAttatccattaaaaaaaaaggaaagcttTTATTTGGAAAATCGTTGATATAAAAGTTTTCGCGAGTTGTAAAGTGCTGCAAGGCTTTAGTGCAATTCGAACTTTTGATGTA is part of the Halictus rubicundus isolate RS-2024b chromosome 10, iyHalRubi1_principal, whole genome shotgun sequence genome and harbors:
- the Cic gene encoding putative transcription factor capicua isoform X2, with translation MLTAHSEMHEKRGDPLGGGQYGVGGGGGGNSIEEKSILEQPPPPLAPPQRDLSDPTISAKKLPKKRKFDPSELEEMDKTSNVTSNINNMVNIRTPNMLLGQPSLVQQSTLARQSPQQQESDCYQVSSGHSVVILPPQSTAVDYSLREEPLRSRPRPATVTIDLSEWRDHRVLALRDSYYYPGVIRNAVQGEIYIEFDGERKLVRYTDVLGAGRYDVIGDASPSVGQVALDAKVCIRCPQSNNHIDAAKVFVKGTVCKILTKPKRFVVKIPREDDQSASYVVKRADLRLVQPPWWDELEEGLEDCDSSRVEGIEHGYRNSSEAPTAVPIMLHHPSHHTSHISTHSDTYYRTTGTSPLMTSAYSASTALSNGSRPYDDLESEDDLDREDITFPSDADAKLSGSSKRSSMQSRGSTSSLVEQRSITPRSQAATPRSQAATPHRYKKGDVVATPSGVRKKFNGKQWRRLCSKEGCSKESQRRGYCSRHLSLKGSGLRGPTNTFPGGKMDGEETSRDSDTSPNYGDRRIAGRFDQDETEAANMLVSLGSSRSATPAFSSPTGQSSISPCINQSPVPPLGLNQNNVFMPISSPAHHAPPLVSPGAKWKHSPTQSTFLTQYQQQVIKPEPNRVVRSNRPAPTAPGPASIGTSVIRISPVSRAIPGPTNLTFSWSEQSPPPRHPSVVTTIAQQQQGIILQHALTTNNGFPSHSEIPEQNSQILKPSHSPHMPLSAPTPQNLTLLHKPLEQPVDYAQPQTQSQPIYVMQHQHEKKYLVIKNSVDVSAAGHITNQDDKYRPGLMNQLSQLPPSLHQTQSQPPQSPAVSSAHIDKLSVLQASKVATHASTHMDMQRTQPPPTSVVMTTTTEATNPPTPTSVFQHVIVQPGNIIQIPKSQPSREENSKNNGVLYGSHEVPPAYQPHPPSLLNNAVRNWKKAFSWQTTVLDQSEVSPPPSTLSPPLSAPPIPISMSTPGEDGPGPGPDPITPAEEEDDDVFEAEPTTPAEVEANANKRRSQSLSALHTKEPQSPLKSKDRIRRPMNAFMIFSKRHRAVVHQRHPNQDNRTVSKILGEWWYALGPEEKQKYHDLASEVKEAHFKAHPDWKWCSKDRRKSSTTSFKGSESRGKLNSTGEETDMGPPTDDVPLTPRATDEIVVPVSTVYNEAPTIEVINQSHTHRIMEMPVQIENTEPDLKQDEDGNASDEDQMVICEDPQPEIDLKCKDKLTDSDNDIQDEDGEKKCYTQPRFSPVSGQKRETMTVKQEITCRPKPIKARIPSTGIETTTKYHHTSMDKGGTVSVLSSTYPYHSPVNPTGVSGFQPTGGAFITMPISPKVIKPEPVKSEQQYSTQYSMSNLVASIHENGRNMPKFTAAPVLHSPLQSLGTILRPLTSAVPYQQSFTVTLLDNDMVAVSKPQQGSQYLGPAPQHPRMYCGFQIPISDAGNRNISSQCLASGNKMETQSVIVSKPYSISTTSTTSTYRGIGHPIARLAEPEKNENQVGNNHAQFYVTNVKPDQERKDTVNIILPATNDKHKQPSTPHTPHTPLNNHGSTEISTNKSYSLDEIQNNDIGPSKGPFMLAPTPAQLGRAPLQRRQSMAMPPTSNAGDHGPLTSQHCDNRPQISTSQTAEQMQQQQQNFSESHASPSPSTKKGSFFKKNVEDGMDRVLEQVNFQEKFSSLPEFKPEDIQSPSAISINTAGSSAHGSVVTSGLHSSNLQSSMQMQSYRKKSAQGPHRPTMNEDDIESDTSVSATPKSTSSVKLTGNTFFGPDFNVDAYRANNDLVGDVDANSPRTPKTPGGGASNSVGMGRSENERGHRKVLEQRRLLVMQLFQENGYFPSTQATTAFQAKHSDIFPNKTSLQLKIREVRQKLKANSTPMSANSLVSPLPVSEPSPNVTGPLTAPPTSMGAPHSLPVSSSGS
- the Cic gene encoding putative transcription factor capicua isoform X4, which encodes MLTAHSEMHEKRGDPLGGGQYGVGGGGGGNSIEEKSILEQPPPPLAPPQRDLSDPTISAKKLPKKRKFDPSELEEMDKTSNVTSNINNMVNIRTPNMLLGQPSLVQQSTLARQSPQQQESDCYQVSSGHSVVILPPQSTAVDYSLREEPLRSRPRPATVTIDLSEWRDHRVLALRDSYYYPGVIRNAVQGEIYIEFDGERKLVRYTDVLGAGRYDVIGDASPSVGQVALDAKVCIRCPQSNNHIDAAKVFVKGTVCKILTKPKRFVVKIPREDDQSASYVVKRADLRLVQPPWWDELEEGLEDCDSSRVEGIEHGYRNSSEAPTAVPIMLHHPSHHTSHISTHSDTYYRTTGTSPLMTSAYSASTALSNGSRPYDDLESEDDLDREDITFPSDADAKLSGSSKRSSMQSRGSTSSLVEQRSITPRSQAATPRSQAATPHRYKKGDVVATPSGVRKKFNGKQWRRLCSKEGCSKESQRRGYCSRHLSLKGSGLRGPTNTFPGGKMDGEETSRDSDTSPNYGDRRIAGRFDQDETEAANMLVSLGSSRSATPAFSSPTGQSSISPCINQSPVPPLGLNQNNVFMPISSPAHHAPPLVSPGAKWKHSPTQSTFLTQYQQQVIKPEPNRVVRSNRPAPTAPGPASIGTSVIRISPVSRAIPGPTNLTFSWSEQSPPPRHPSVVTTIAQQQQGIILQHALTTNNGFPSHSEIPEQNSQILKPSHSPHMPLSAPTPQNLTLLHKPLEQPVDYAQPQTQSQPIYVMQHQHEKKYLVIKNSVDVSAAGHITNQDDKYRPGLMNQLSQLPPSLHQTQSQPPQSPAVSSAHIDKLSVLQASKVATHASTHMDMQRTQPPPTSVVMTTTTEATNPPTPTSVFQHVIVQPGNIIQIPKSQPSREENSKNNGVLYGSHEVPPAYQPHPPSLLNNAVRNWKKAFSWQTTVLDQSEVSPPPSTLSPPLSAPPIPISMSTPGEDGPGPGPDPITPAEEEDDDVFEAEPTTPAEVEANANKRRSQSLSALHTKEPQSPLKSKDRIRRPMNAFMIFSKRHRAVVHQRHPNQDNRTVSKILGEWWYALGPEEKQKYHDLASEVKEAHFKAHPDWKWCSKDRRKSSTTSFKGSESRGKLNSTGEETDMGPPTDDVPLTPRATDEIVVPVSTVYNEAPTIEVINQSHTHRIMEMPVQIENTEPDLKQDEDGNASDEDQMVICEDPQPEIDLKCKDKLTDSDNDIQDEDGEKKCYTQPRFSPVSGQKRETMTVKQEITCRPKPIKARIPSTGIETTTKYHHTSMDKGGTVSVLSSTYPYHSPVNPTGVSGFQPTGGAFITMPISPKVIKPEPVKSEQQYSTQYSMSNLVASIHENGRNMPKFTAAPVLHSQPLQSLGTILRPLTSAVPYQQSFTVTLLDNDMVAVSKPQQGSQYLGPAPQHPRMYCGFQIPISDAGNRNISSQCLASGNKMETQSVIVSKPYSISTTSTTSTYRGIGHPIARLAEPEKNENQVGNNHAQFYVTNVKPDQERKDTVNIILPATNDKHKQPSTPHTPHTPLNNHGPSKGPFMLAPTPAQLGRAPLQRRQSMAMPPTSNAGDHGPLTSQHCDNRPQISTSQTAEQMQQQQQNFSESHASPSPSTKKGSFFKKNVEDGMDRVLEQVNFQEKFSSLPEFKPEDIQSPSAISINTAGSSAHGSVVTSGLHSSNLQSSMQMQSYRKKSAQGPHRPTMNEDDIESDTSVSATPKSTSSVKLTGNTFFGPDFNVDAYRANNDLVGDVDANSPRTPKTPGGGASNSVGMGRSENERGHRKVLEQRRLLVMQLFQENGYFPSTQATTAFQAKHSDIFPNKTSLQLKIREVRQKLKANSTPMSANSLVSPLPVSEPSPNVTGPLTAPPTSMGAPHSLPVSSSGS